A genome region from Streptomyces xanthophaeus includes the following:
- a CDS encoding O-methyltransferase — protein sequence MTKGNSTKITDELYRYMLDHNPPLDQVQRGLVATTYTKFPDVAGMQSAEEQGPLLAFLVRLTGARHIVEVGTFTGFSALSMAQALPADGRLIACDVSEEWTQYGRQAWEEAGVADRIELRIAPALETLRAMPAEPHIDMAYVDADKQSQISYWEELVPRLRPGGLIVTDNTLFHGTVLDRSATGAAAGVRAFNDHVSADPRMESVLLAISDGLTLSRKR from the coding sequence ATGACCAAGGGCAACAGCACCAAGATCACGGACGAGCTCTACCGGTACATGCTCGACCACAACCCCCCGCTGGACCAGGTCCAGCGGGGGCTGGTGGCGACGACGTACACCAAATTCCCGGACGTGGCCGGGATGCAGTCGGCGGAGGAGCAGGGGCCGCTGCTGGCCTTCCTGGTGAGGCTGACAGGCGCCCGCCACATCGTGGAGGTCGGCACCTTCACCGGCTTCTCGGCCCTGTCGATGGCCCAGGCACTGCCCGCCGACGGCCGCCTCATCGCCTGCGACGTCTCCGAGGAATGGACGCAGTACGGCCGGCAGGCCTGGGAGGAGGCGGGCGTCGCGGACCGCATCGAGCTGCGCATCGCACCGGCGCTGGAGACCCTGCGCGCGATGCCGGCCGAACCGCACATCGACATGGCCTACGTGGACGCGGACAAGCAGAGCCAGATCTCCTACTGGGAGGAGCTCGTGCCGCGACTGCGTCCCGGCGGCCTGATCGTCACCGACAACACGCTGTTCCACGGCACGGTCCTCGACCGGTCGGCCACGGGCGCGGCGGCCGGCGTCCGCGCCTTCAACGACCACGTGTCGGCGGACCCGCGCATGGAATCCGTCCTGCTCGCGATCTCGGACGGCCTGACCCTCTCGCGCAAGCGCTGA
- a CDS encoding TMEM165/GDT1 family protein produces the protein MAPCPTDRGFTPVFSFSITAIAFGVVFLAELPDKTALAGLMLGTRYRASYVFAGVAAAFAVHVALAIAAGSVLTLLPHRLVQAVVGILFLLGAAMLLLKKDDGDEEVKPPADQSFWKVSGAGFMLILVAEFGDLTQIMTANLAARYDDPVSVGIGAVLALWAVAGIGILGGRTLMKYVPLRLITKIAAAVMAALAAFSLYEAIAG, from the coding sequence ATGGCGCCCTGCCCGACCGATCGAGGTTTCACCCCCGTGTTCAGCTTCAGCATCACGGCGATCGCCTTCGGCGTCGTCTTCCTTGCCGAACTCCCCGACAAGACGGCCCTCGCCGGCCTGATGCTCGGCACGCGTTACCGCGCCTCCTACGTCTTCGCGGGCGTCGCAGCCGCCTTCGCCGTACACGTCGCACTCGCCATCGCCGCAGGCAGCGTCCTCACGCTGCTCCCGCACCGGCTCGTCCAGGCCGTCGTCGGCATCCTCTTCCTCCTGGGCGCGGCCATGCTGCTCCTGAAGAAGGACGACGGGGACGAGGAGGTCAAGCCGCCCGCCGACCAGTCCTTCTGGAAGGTCTCCGGGGCGGGCTTCATGCTGATCCTGGTGGCGGAGTTCGGCGACCTGACCCAGATCATGACCGCCAACCTCGCCGCCCGTTACGACGACCCCGTCTCGGTCGGCATCGGCGCCGTCCTCGCCCTGTGGGCGGTCGCCGGCATCGGCATCCTGGGCGGGCGCACCCTGATGAAGTACGTGCCGCTGCGACTGATCACCAAGATCGCGGCTGCCGTCATGGCGGCACTGGCCGCGTTCTCGCTCTACGAGGCGATCGCGGGCTGA
- a CDS encoding 50S ribosomal protein bL37 encodes MAKRGNKRRARKKKKANHGKRPNA; translated from the coding sequence ATGGCGAAGCGAGGCAACAAGCGTCGGGCCCGCAAGAAGAAGAAGGCCAACCACGGCAAGCGCCCCAACGCCTGA
- a CDS encoding class I SAM-dependent methyltransferase, with protein MFDSISRFRPNPKKQNKIPRGIDTTQRQFETYKYLYGDAPSLSDIFDIPNRDAFEYCQRISHFVLIVPYTADHRILAERIFTREGISWSLLGDCLRQDEHEDFIVAANTITQETLPEVQLADIEPIAFLSNAFRHEGGEWIHNGIAFTARIRDDDVNEKLQRTKRTRAQLIDLETPSSSIAVLQNAEVLKLAQSYLESKGRGWIPFHDQEISRNARYRHRYQIHNKITKPIMRATSRYVCEHSLGEVTKKIDELVHENNPRSMIDVACGENMLCNTKAEKGDISVVVGNDISWSQIELIKQSSISTQPASSLIYTNHDATNLPFTSKAFSVAICKNVLHHMPSADAARKLIDECIRVSNRAVIIEVMDPPTGHLGSRVMYRYYLDFLKDAAVHFYSKREFEQLTENEQLSDRFHMSTIRGVYQFAVFDS; from the coding sequence ATGTTCGATTCGATTTCGCGTTTTCGACCAAATCCCAAAAAACAGAACAAGATCCCGAGAGGGATCGATACAACCCAGCGCCAATTCGAGACATACAAGTATCTATACGGCGACGCTCCGTCACTCTCGGACATTTTTGACATTCCGAACCGCGACGCCTTTGAATACTGCCAGCGCATAAGTCATTTCGTCCTGATCGTTCCATATACGGCTGACCATCGAATCCTGGCCGAGAGGATCTTTACGCGGGAAGGGATATCATGGTCCCTCTTGGGCGACTGCCTGCGGCAGGATGAGCACGAGGACTTCATCGTTGCGGCTAATACGATCACCCAGGAGACGTTGCCGGAAGTGCAACTAGCTGATATTGAGCCGATCGCCTTCCTGTCGAATGCCTTTCGACACGAGGGGGGCGAATGGATTCACAACGGCATTGCCTTTACGGCCCGAATACGGGATGACGACGTAAACGAGAAGCTACAACGGACGAAACGAACGCGCGCCCAGCTTATAGATCTCGAAACCCCGTCGAGTTCGATCGCCGTTTTACAGAACGCGGAAGTCCTGAAATTGGCGCAGAGCTATTTGGAGAGCAAAGGCCGGGGCTGGATCCCATTCCACGACCAAGAAATCAGCCGTAACGCCAGATATCGACACCGCTATCAGATTCACAACAAGATCACCAAGCCGATCATGCGTGCCACCTCCCGGTACGTATGCGAGCACAGCTTGGGTGAGGTGACCAAGAAGATCGATGAACTCGTACACGAGAACAACCCCCGTTCGATGATCGACGTAGCATGCGGAGAAAACATGCTATGCAATACGAAGGCGGAGAAGGGTGATATTTCAGTAGTAGTGGGAAACGATATTTCGTGGAGTCAGATCGAATTGATTAAGCAGTCAAGCATCTCAACGCAGCCCGCTTCTTCCCTGATATATACGAACCACGACGCCACCAATTTGCCCTTCACCAGCAAGGCGTTCTCCGTAGCGATCTGCAAGAATGTCCTACATCACATGCCATCGGCCGACGCCGCAAGGAAGCTCATCGACGAGTGCATTAGGGTTTCCAACCGTGCGGTGATTATTGAAGTAATGGATCCCCCCACTGGACATTTGGGCAGCCGGGTAATGTACCGCTATTACCTTGATTTCCTAAAAGATGCGGCGGTTCATTTCTATTCCAAGCGGGAGTTCGAGCAGCTCACCGAGAATGAGCAGCTCAGTGACCGCTTCCACATGTCAACGATACGGGGCGTCTATCAGTTTGCCGTGTTTGACTCCTGA
- a CDS encoding TRADD-N-associated membrane domain-containing protein — protein sequence MGELAWGGLVVAVVAVALALMERSLGVGFERKRDEERVRLLAHLAEPGEADRPSAVPGGGKFQDVGGIQHPTAQLGDRRDDFTPILVEYYAYGLTQARSSFATSQRFAGVGAAILLFGVGLAVWKAEGGGELYLGIVTSSAGLVTTLIGQLFHRRADIALKHMADQTASLRDDRRAAETTQQAIELLDTVEDPGLRARLQAGLIMKLSGAELPR from the coding sequence ATGGGCGAGCTCGCGTGGGGTGGGTTGGTCGTGGCCGTGGTCGCCGTGGCGCTGGCGCTGATGGAGCGATCCCTCGGAGTGGGATTCGAGCGGAAACGGGACGAGGAGCGGGTGCGGCTGCTCGCGCACCTCGCCGAGCCGGGCGAGGCCGACAGGCCGTCCGCCGTGCCCGGCGGGGGGAAGTTCCAGGACGTCGGCGGGATCCAGCACCCCACGGCGCAGCTCGGTGACCGGCGGGACGACTTCACGCCGATCCTCGTGGAGTACTACGCCTACGGGCTGACCCAGGCGCGCAGCAGCTTCGCGACCAGCCAGCGGTTCGCCGGGGTCGGGGCGGCGATCCTGCTCTTCGGGGTCGGGCTGGCCGTCTGGAAGGCCGAGGGCGGCGGGGAGCTCTACCTGGGGATCGTCACGAGCTCGGCGGGGCTGGTCACCACCTTGATCGGGCAGCTCTTCCACCGGCGGGCCGATATCGCGCTCAAGCACATGGCCGACCAGACCGCCTCGCTGCGGGACGACCGTCGGGCCGCCGAGACGACCCAGCAGGCCATCGAGCTGCTGGACACGGTCGAGGACCCGGGGCTCAGGGCCCGCCTCCAAGCCGGTTTGATCATGAAACTTTCCGGGGCCGAGCTGCCCCGGTAG
- a CDS encoding DinB family protein, with amino-acid sequence MFVHPDEDTRTDGGFQGERAVLAGYLRDQRLTLELKCAGLDAEALARRSVEPSNLSLLGLVRHLAGVEQYWFRQVMAGQEIRRHYRSEEDRAGEFTGAVADPEVVAEAWATWRAEVAFAEQLVAEATSLDVTGDSGHGDEPMELREVLVHMIEEYARHNGHADFLRERIDGRVGQ; translated from the coding sequence ATGTTCGTCCACCCCGACGAGGACACCCGGACCGACGGCGGGTTCCAGGGCGAGCGCGCCGTACTCGCCGGCTACCTGCGCGACCAGCGCCTGACCCTGGAACTCAAGTGCGCGGGCCTCGACGCGGAGGCCCTGGCGCGGCGCTCGGTGGAACCCTCCAACCTGTCCCTGCTGGGACTCGTACGCCACCTCGCGGGCGTCGAGCAGTACTGGTTCCGGCAGGTCATGGCGGGCCAGGAGATACGCCGGCACTACCGCTCGGAGGAGGACCGCGCGGGGGAGTTCACCGGGGCAGTGGCCGACCCGGAGGTGGTCGCGGAGGCATGGGCCACCTGGCGCGCCGAAGTCGCCTTCGCGGAACAACTGGTCGCGGAGGCCACCAGCCTGGACGTCACGGGTGACAGCGGACACGGCGACGAGCCGATGGAGCTCCGCGAGGTCCTGGTCCACATGATCGAGGAGTACGCGCGCCACAACGGCCACGCGGACTTCCTGCGGGAACGCATCGACGGGCGAGTGGGGCAGTAG
- a CDS encoding FmdB family zinc ribbon protein, whose amino-acid sequence MPRYDYRCRTCDDTFEVSRPMAESSAPADCPAGHSDTVKLLSAVAVGGTSSAPAPAMGGGGGCCGGGGCG is encoded by the coding sequence ATGCCTCGATACGATTACCGCTGCCGGACCTGCGACGACACCTTTGAGGTCAGCCGGCCCATGGCCGAGTCCTCCGCGCCCGCCGACTGCCCGGCGGGGCACTCCGACACCGTGAAGCTGCTGTCCGCCGTGGCCGTGGGCGGCACGAGCAGCGCTCCCGCGCCCGCGATGGGCGGCGGGGGCGGCTGCTGCGGTGGCGGCGGCTGCGGCTGA
- a CDS encoding DUF6650 family protein: MRRIKGFSTPLGGVDWELPLPQRAVAEKVLVYLEDRRVLTMPRLEHSVDEAGHCVASVLRIRETLTQILMEPDTGDELAENLKAMRAACRRFLDTVGIDHGGHVQGRREGVVFGAALGELRAVFGIQLAVIATRYKLDLSGDLVSILPAEDTDEE; encoded by the coding sequence ATGCGACGGATCAAGGGTTTCAGCACACCGCTCGGAGGTGTGGACTGGGAGCTCCCGCTCCCGCAGCGGGCGGTTGCCGAGAAGGTTCTCGTGTACCTGGAGGACCGGCGGGTTCTCACGATGCCCCGTCTTGAGCACTCGGTCGACGAGGCGGGACACTGCGTCGCATCGGTTCTGAGGATCAGGGAGACGCTGACCCAGATCCTGATGGAGCCCGACACGGGCGATGAACTTGCCGAGAACCTCAAGGCGATGCGTGCCGCCTGCCGCCGGTTCCTGGACACCGTAGGCATCGACCATGGCGGACACGTACAAGGCCGCCGTGAGGGCGTCGTGTTCGGGGCCGCGCTCGGCGAACTACGAGCGGTCTTCGGGATTCAGCTCGCCGTCATCGCCACGCGCTACAAGCTCGACCTGTCCGGGGATCTCGTGTCCATCCTTCCCGCCGAGGACACCGACGAGGAGTAG
- a CDS encoding HNH endonuclease family protein, translating to MPSIYARRIGVLASAAALAALTSLLNAPTAQAAPPAPISASAARAYLATVTPKTEGSTSGYNRDLFPHWSTVSGACNTRETVLKRDGVNVVQDSACAAVSGSWYSEYDGVTWTAASDLDIDHVVPLAEAWRSGANSWTTSKRQQFANDLTRPQLIAVTDNVNQAKGDLDPGKWLPSRTAYRCTYARMWVNVKQYWGLSMDSGEKTALVNILNGC from the coding sequence ATACCCAGCATCTACGCGCGTCGAATTGGCGTGCTCGCGTCAGCAGCCGCACTCGCCGCGCTCACCTCCCTCCTGAACGCCCCCACCGCCCAGGCCGCCCCGCCCGCCCCCATCAGCGCCTCGGCCGCCCGCGCCTACCTGGCGACGGTCACCCCGAAGACCGAGGGATCCACCAGCGGCTACAACCGCGACCTCTTCCCGCACTGGAGCACCGTCTCGGGCGCCTGCAACACCCGCGAGACCGTCCTCAAGCGGGACGGCGTCAATGTCGTCCAGGACTCCGCCTGCGCCGCGGTGAGCGGAAGCTGGTACTCCGAGTACGACGGCGTCACCTGGACCGCCGCCTCCGACCTCGACATCGACCACGTCGTCCCGCTCGCCGAGGCCTGGCGTTCCGGTGCCAATTCCTGGACCACGAGCAAGCGCCAGCAGTTCGCCAACGACCTCACCCGCCCGCAGCTCATCGCGGTCACCGACAACGTCAACCAGGCCAAGGGCGACCTCGACCCCGGCAAATGGCTGCCCTCGCGGACGGCCTACCGTTGTACGTACGCACGGATGTGGGTCAACGTGAAGCAGTACTGGGGTCTGAGCATGGACTCCGGCGAGAAGACGGCCCTGGTCAACATCCTGAACGGCTGCTGA
- a CDS encoding DUF2277 domain-containing protein: protein MCRSIKTLRPPAIPEKATEEEIRAAALQYVRKVSGFRVPAAHNREVFEAAVDAVAEATAALLDGVHVRGQAAPA, encoded by the coding sequence ATGTGCCGTTCCATTAAGACCCTGCGCCCGCCCGCCATCCCCGAGAAGGCGACCGAGGAAGAGATCCGTGCCGCCGCCCTGCAGTACGTACGGAAGGTGTCCGGGTTCCGGGTGCCCGCCGCGCACAACCGCGAGGTGTTCGAGGCGGCGGTGGACGCCGTCGCCGAGGCCACCGCGGCGCTGCTCGACGGGGTGCACGTACGGGGGCAGGCCGCCCCGGCGTGA
- a CDS encoding peptidoglycan-binding domain-containing protein produces MEKLQRLLAAQGLYRGRINGRFDGRVEDAVSEFQYERGIDDQEWGFYGPVTRKALEG; encoded by the coding sequence GTGGAGAAGCTCCAGCGGCTGCTCGCGGCGCAGGGCCTGTACCGGGGCAGGATCAACGGCCGGTTCGACGGGCGGGTGGAGGATGCCGTGTCGGAGTTCCAGTACGAGAGGGGCATCGACGATCAGGAGTGGGGCTTCTACGGGCCGGTGACCCGCAAGGCTCTGGAGGGATAA
- a CDS encoding DUF4383 domain-containing protein: MARVLHPVNAQLDDHLPTDHKLSQVYRVGAGLMGLLLVVFGILGLVNQIGFFDTGGDTVLALNTNGALSVLSICIGALLIYGMVVGGTFASTLNIVLGVLFIASGFVNLALLDTELNFLAFKIQNVLFSFVVGVMLMWFGMYGRVGSALPHDNPYWRARHPEQAAREDRVRRVQGRAPVTPVMHGRCP, from the coding sequence ATGGCGCGCGTGCTGCACCCCGTCAACGCGCAGCTCGACGATCATCTGCCCACCGACCACAAGCTCAGCCAGGTGTACCGGGTCGGGGCAGGGCTGATGGGTCTGCTGCTGGTGGTGTTCGGAATCCTGGGACTGGTCAATCAGATCGGGTTCTTCGACACCGGCGGGGACACGGTGCTCGCCCTGAACACCAACGGGGCGCTGAGTGTCCTGTCGATCTGCATCGGTGCGCTGCTGATCTACGGGATGGTGGTGGGCGGCACCTTCGCCTCGACCTTGAACATCGTGCTGGGCGTCCTCTTCATCGCGAGCGGGTTCGTGAATCTCGCGCTGCTGGACACGGAGCTGAACTTCCTGGCCTTCAAGATCCAGAACGTGCTGTTCAGTTTCGTGGTCGGCGTGATGCTGATGTGGTTCGGGATGTACGGGCGGGTGGGCAGCGCCCTGCCGCACGACAATCCGTACTGGCGGGCCCGCCACCCCGAGCAGGCGGCCCGGGAGGACCGGGTGCGGCGCGTTCAGGGGCGGGCCCCCGTCACCCCCGTCATGCACGGACGCTGCCCGTAG
- a CDS encoding alkaline phosphatase D family protein, whose amino-acid sequence MAGLRLGPLLRHVDWDTGRSATIWVEADRPCTAEVRCADGAGGSARTFQIAGHHYALVPVTGLTPGATTAYEVLLDGRPVWPLPESGFPPSTITAPAVTGPGRPSPGLRVTFGSCRQAAPPAGRHGPHGADALDTLAARLAADPEAVRPDVLLLLGDQVYADALSRETRQWLAARRDLREPPGAQVADYEEYTRLYYESWLDPEIRWLLSTVPSLHIFDDHDVIDDWNTSAAWLAEMRATPWWRERVLSGLMSYWVYQHLGNLSPAELAADAVYEAVRQTPDGTDALQAFASAADADPGTVRWSYRRDFGRTRLLMVDTRAARVLAEDGRAMLDPAEQQWLRENALAGHGGYDHLLIGSSLPWLMPPLIHDAETWNAALCRGERGPRWARIGEDLRRRSDLEHWAAFPASFAALTDLIEEVGTGPRAPATVCVLSGDVHHAYVAEPRIPSTARVFQLTCSPVHNSIHTAVKWGFRLGWSRTGRWLGRGFSLHGRTGRPPLNWRRSGGPWFGNQLMTLALSGRTARLRLDQARKKREGAVLVTVLDRDLTAAE is encoded by the coding sequence ATGGCCGGACTGCGTCTGGGGCCGCTGCTGCGCCACGTCGACTGGGACACGGGCCGGTCGGCCACGATATGGGTCGAGGCGGACCGCCCGTGCACGGCCGAGGTGCGGTGCGCGGACGGGGCGGGCGGCAGTGCGCGCACCTTCCAGATAGCCGGTCACCACTACGCACTGGTGCCGGTGACCGGTCTGACCCCGGGCGCGACCACGGCGTACGAGGTGCTGCTCGACGGACGGCCGGTGTGGCCGCTGCCGGAGAGCGGTTTCCCGCCGAGCACGATCACCGCTCCCGCCGTGACGGGCCCGGGCCGGCCTTCGCCCGGGCTGCGCGTGACCTTCGGTTCCTGCCGGCAGGCCGCGCCGCCCGCCGGCCGGCACGGACCGCACGGCGCGGACGCGCTCGACACCCTCGCGGCGCGGCTGGCCGCCGATCCGGAGGCGGTGCGCCCGGACGTCCTGCTGCTGCTCGGCGACCAGGTGTACGCGGATGCGCTGTCCCGGGAGACCCGGCAGTGGCTCGCGGCCCGGCGGGATCTGCGGGAGCCGCCGGGTGCCCAGGTCGCGGACTACGAGGAGTACACCCGGCTCTACTACGAGTCCTGGCTCGACCCGGAGATCCGCTGGCTGCTGTCGACGGTTCCCAGCCTGCACATATTCGACGACCACGACGTCATCGACGACTGGAACACGAGCGCGGCGTGGCTGGCGGAGATGCGGGCGACGCCGTGGTGGCGCGAGCGTGTCCTCAGCGGGCTGATGTCGTACTGGGTGTACCAGCACCTGGGCAATCTCTCCCCCGCCGAACTGGCCGCCGACGCGGTGTACGAGGCGGTACGGCAGACCCCTGACGGTACGGACGCACTCCAGGCCTTCGCGTCCGCGGCGGATGCCGATCCGGGCACGGTGCGTTGGAGCTACCGGCGCGACTTCGGCCGGACCCGGCTGCTGATGGTGGATACCCGGGCCGCGCGGGTGCTGGCCGAGGACGGGCGGGCGATGCTCGATCCGGCGGAGCAGCAGTGGCTGCGGGAGAACGCCCTGGCCGGGCACGGGGGTTACGACCATCTGCTGATCGGGTCTTCGCTGCCCTGGCTGATGCCGCCGCTGATCCACGATGCCGAGACGTGGAACGCCGCGCTGTGCCGTGGGGAGCGGGGGCCTCGGTGGGCGCGGATCGGGGAGGATCTGCGCCGGCGCAGCGATCTGGAGCACTGGGCGGCGTTCCCGGCCTCGTTCGCGGCCCTGACGGATCTGATCGAAGAGGTGGGGACGGGGCCGCGGGCGCCTGCGACGGTGTGCGTGCTGTCCGGGGACGTGCATCACGCGTATGTGGCCGAGCCTCGAATACCGAGTACGGCACGGGTGTTCCAGCTGACGTGCTCGCCGGTTCACAATTCCATCCATACCGCGGTGAAGTGGGGGTTCCGGCTGGGCTGGTCGCGGACGGGGCGGTGGCTGGGGCGCGGTTTCTCCCTGCACGGGCGGACGGGGCGGCCGCCGCTGAACTGGCGGCGTTCGGGTGGGCCCTGGTTCGGGAACCAGCTGATGACGCTGGCTCTGTCGGGGCGGACGGCGCGGCTGCGACTGGACCAGGCGCGCAAGAAGCGCGAGGGGGCCGTGCTGGTGACGGTGCTGGACCGGGATCTCACGGCGGCGGAGTAG
- a CDS encoding DedA family protein: MFETLGSLTASPWIYALVAVSIVLDVFLPVLPSGVLVITAAAAAAAAGAAGPVPVPVPEQVPDILLLLVIATTASVLGDMAAYRLGRRGGARLDRAIARSRRLTRAHERLGTALARGGGALVVIARFAPAGRSVVSLGAGKTQRKVAEFLPWSVLAGMAWAGYSVALGYFGTQWLGTQWLGTALSVVALFAAGALAAFLVRRPEATAATA; encoded by the coding sequence TTGTTTGAGACGCTGGGATCGCTGACCGCCAGCCCATGGATCTACGCCCTCGTGGCGGTCTCCATCGTGCTCGACGTCTTCCTCCCGGTGCTCCCGAGCGGAGTCCTGGTGATCACCGCGGCGGCGGCCGCGGCGGCCGCCGGGGCGGCCGGCCCGGTGCCCGTGCCGGTGCCTGAACAGGTGCCGGACATCCTGCTCCTGCTCGTGATCGCCACGACCGCCTCGGTGCTGGGCGACATGGCCGCGTACCGGCTGGGCCGGCGCGGCGGAGCCCGGCTGGACCGGGCCATCGCCCGCTCCCGGCGGCTGACCCGGGCCCACGAGCGCCTCGGTACAGCCCTGGCACGCGGCGGCGGCGCCCTGGTGGTCATCGCCCGCTTCGCCCCGGCGGGACGCTCGGTGGTGTCGCTGGGTGCGGGCAAGACCCAGCGCAAGGTGGCGGAGTTCCTGCCCTGGTCGGTCCTGGCGGGCATGGCCTGGGCCGGTTACAGCGTGGCCCTCGGCTACTTCGGTACGCAGTGGCTGGGCACCCAGTGGCTCGGTACCGCCCTGTCGGTGGTCGCCCTCTTCGCCGCGGGCGCCCTGGCGGCCTTCCTCGTCCGCCGCCCGGAGGCGACCGCGGCGACGGCGTAG
- a CDS encoding HAD-IA family hydrolase: MPASTTTAPVALTAKALLLDMDGTIVNSDAVVERCWHEWAVSHGLDPQEAMKVVHGRQGYATMAVLLPDRPMEVNHAENAVMLARETADTDGVIPVAGAPEFMAALDGLPHALVTSADTALATARMTAAALPMPEVRVTAESVQASKPDPEGFLMGAAALGVDPADCIVFEDSAAGITAGRAAGMRVIGVGPRAAAHAPTAHVPDLTALHVTTTPDGSITITLQPAA, encoded by the coding sequence ATGCCGGCCAGCACCACCACCGCACCCGTCGCCCTCACCGCCAAGGCCCTGCTCCTGGACATGGACGGCACGATCGTCAACTCCGACGCGGTGGTCGAACGCTGCTGGCATGAGTGGGCGGTCTCCCACGGGCTGGATCCGCAGGAAGCCATGAAGGTGGTCCACGGCCGCCAGGGCTACGCCACCATGGCCGTGCTCCTGCCGGACCGCCCCATGGAGGTCAACCACGCCGAGAACGCGGTGATGCTGGCCCGCGAAACGGCCGACACCGACGGAGTGATCCCGGTCGCGGGCGCCCCGGAGTTCATGGCCGCACTCGACGGCCTGCCGCACGCCCTGGTCACCTCCGCCGACACCGCCCTGGCCACGGCACGGATGACCGCCGCCGCCCTGCCGATGCCCGAGGTACGGGTCACGGCCGAGTCCGTCCAGGCCAGCAAGCCCGACCCCGAGGGCTTCCTCATGGGCGCCGCCGCACTGGGCGTGGACCCGGCCGACTGCATCGTCTTCGAGGACTCGGCCGCGGGAATCACTGCGGGCCGGGCGGCGGGCATGCGCGTGATCGGCGTGGGCCCCCGCGCAGCCGCCCACGCCCCGACGGCCCACGTCCCGGACCTGACGGCACTCCACGTCACAACCACCCCGGACGGCTCGATCACCATCACGCTCCAGCCGGCGGCCTGA